GTTACAATTCAGTGAGTACAAACAAATGATACTAAAAATGACCCTCAAGTTCTATATAACAAGAATCAGAGTATGGTATTAGGTGCCATCAAATTATATGATATGATATTTCAGCAAATAAGTGAGATGTCCAAATCAACAATTTGACATTTTGTTGTTTAATTGACTATGATCAAAGTTGTGACACTAGTTTAGTACCTTACTGTCCATGAGCAATTTGTTCCAAGAATGTCATATATCAGCTGATTAGTCTTCTTCTATGTTTAATAATCCCCACGGATTAGTATTAATTACTCCCACTAATCCTTGACATAAACTATTATCAAGCATGCATGTTGAATATGAATATCATGTCTTAGATTGCCCAGGTCTTACTTGGTGAGCAAAACCATTTGACTAGTGTGTGCTGAAGAAGAAGAAGCATGCCTTGAAAGGGTCTGGCTTTTACTAGTTCAAAACCAGCATGCAGCTTTCAGGCAACAGTAGGAGGCCTTTACACGTTTGAATGTGAAGCACTAATAGGCGACGAGCTTCGTCCCTTTTCTCTCGTTTCTTTTTCTTCTTACCCTTTTTAGTGTATGTGCTACATCAGTGAGCTCCACATGAAAAAGTCACAAACTATAGCAAGCAGATTCCGACTTTACCTATCCACCAAAGGCTGCAATCACATCTCTCACTGTTACCATATGATCTCTGACTATTCTGTGTGCGTTAGGCAGGGTCGGTTATGGATTCTAATTAGCTCACTGGTCACCACCTAGAATTGTATATTCACATCAAGATCATTATTCATTACTCACATTTTGTTTTATGTTCTTCCCAAATGTCCTCGATAATCTCACGTGGAAAGTGCTTTCAAATGTCTTCCGGTTTCTTGTGGGGATTCAATGGCAAATGTAATGAACAGAAGAATCATATCATTCCTATCTCCGGATTTGCTTTTCTCCCTCCCCGTTGATACATTTCTTCAATCTTTATCGCATAATAAACATCAAACTTCGCCTACATGTAATCTGCGAACATAAATTCATGAAATTTATATGAGAATAAGAACATGTTAACATCTTATCCTATTAAACGAAAATCGGTTCGAAGTGATTTGTGTCCTTGTTATCCGATTTCTCTAGTCTTTCAGCTAGCAATACCTAAGAAACTTGCGAAGTACTCCAACAAAGTCCAAGCTGCAGGGCTAGGGCTATCAACCTTGTGCTAAAAGACTAAAACAGAGGATAATACGAACAAAACATACTGATTAACTGATTATTATGGAACGACCATTACTCAATTATAGAATGAGTAAGACGAATCCAGAGCAATCCAGCGCCGTTTGTCAAAAATGAAGAACCCAAATTAGTCAATAAAATTGAAAAAAAAGGGCACATGTGAATAGTCCTAGACCCTTCTATATATATTATTCCACTTCTATAAACTCAAATTAATAACACGCACAAATATAGGTCCTTGGTCCTTGGTCATCAATTCACAGCCAAACCAAAACCAAAGCCAAAATTAGATCAAACAACCTCCATTTCCTTCTTCCTTCTTGTATCCTGCACCATTTCATTGACCCGTTACTACTTCCTCTGCCGGCTTAAGCCGTCCACAAAACCCCCATTAAATATTTCCAATTCTTCACCTTCATATATATTTGAGCAACCCTAATTCTCCAACACTCGTACCTCTCTCTCTAAACAAACATCATGGTCCGGTTCATGGGTGTCGTCTACTTCATCCTCTTCCTCATACCTGTCTTCTATGTTCTTAGGTTCTTGTCCAAAACATCTCTGCTTCACATGCTCTTGAAATCATGGCAATCCTTAATCGACAGGTTTCATGTTTACCAGTTCTACAAGGTCCCCCAGTTCAACCACAACTTCCAAGAGAATCAACTCTACCGTAAAATCTCTCTCTACCTTAACTCCCTCCCCAACATTGAAGACTCCGACTTCACCAACCTCTTCTCCGGTTCCAAATCCAACGACATCTTCTTCCAACACGACAACAACCACTCCGTAGGCGACACCTTCCTCAGCGCCAAGGTTTCTTGGACTAATGAAAAGTCCGATGTCGATGGAATAAGGTCATACGTTTTGAGAATCAAGAAAACCGACAAGAGACGTGTTTTCCGACAGTACTTCCAGCACATACTGACCGTATCCGACGAGATTGAGCAACGGAACAAGGAGATCAAGCTGTACATGAATCTCGCAACAGAAAACGAACGGTGGAGATCGGTCCCCTTCACCCACCCGGCAACCTTGGACAGTGTCGTCATGGACACGGAGCTGAAAAACAAGGTAAGGTCTGATCTAGAACAATTCTTGAAGTCGAAGCAATACTACCATAGACTCGGTCGTGTCTGGAAACGAAGCTTCTTACTCTACGGTCCTTCCGGAACCGGCAAAACCAGCTTCGTCGCCGCCATGGCTAGGTTCCTGTCGTACGACGTGTACGACATCGACATGTCCAAAGTCGTCGATGACTCCGATCTGAAAATGCTCCTATTACAAACAAAGTCCAAGTCGTTAATTGTCGTGGAAGATCTCGACCGTTACTTGACGGAGAACACGACAAGATCGACGGCTGTGAGCCTCTCGGGGTTGCTGAACTTCATGGACGGAATCGTCTCCAGCTGCGGCGAGGAGAGAGTGTTGGTTTTCACGATGAACGGGAAAGACCACGTGGACGGGTTGGTCATGCGGCCGGGTCGGATCGACGTGCATATCCATTTCCCTCTCTGCGATTTCTCGGCGTTCAAAAGCTTGGCGAACACGTACTTAGGAGTCAAAGAGCACAAGCTGTTTCCTCAGGTGGAGGAGATTTTCCAGAGCGGCGGGAGTTTAAGTCCGGCGGTGATCGGAGAGATCATGATATCGAACCGGAGCTCGCCGAGTAGGGCATTGAAGTCGGTGATATCGGCGCTGCAGACGGACGTGGATAATAAGACGACGGTGAAGGTGGCGCAGGCGTTGACGAGTAGCGGGTCGGGTCGGTCGGAGGAGGGTGAGGGCGGGAGTACGGTGTTTTGTAGGGAGAGTGTTCACACGGTGAGGGAGTTTAGGAAGTTGTATGGGCTTTTGAGATTGGGGAGTAGGAGGAAGGAGGAGCCGCCGGTGCCGTTGCCGTTGGATAGAAGTTCGTCGGAAAAAGAAGGATCACGGCACGAAAGGATCATCGTGTAAATTGAACACCTATTTATTTTTTTAGAATTATTTTAATGTCTCTCGTCACCACAGTAACTCTTGTAAAATAACCACATAAATGAGAAATTTTTTCATTT
Above is a window of Fragaria vesca subsp. vesca linkage group LG7, FraVesHawaii_1.0, whole genome shotgun sequence DNA encoding:
- the LOC101310167 gene encoding mitochondrial chaperone BCS1-like, with the translated sequence MVRFMGVVYFILFLIPVFYVLRFLSKTSLLHMLLKSWQSLIDRFHVYQFYKVPQFNHNFQENQLYRKISLYLNSLPNIEDSDFTNLFSGSKSNDIFFQHDNNHSVGDTFLSAKVSWTNEKSDVDGIRSYVLRIKKTDKRRVFRQYFQHILTVSDEIEQRNKEIKLYMNLATENERWRSVPFTHPATLDSVVMDTELKNKVRSDLEQFLKSKQYYHRLGRVWKRSFLLYGPSGTGKTSFVAAMARFLSYDVYDIDMSKVVDDSDLKMLLLQTKSKSLIVVEDLDRYLTENTTRSTAVSLSGLLNFMDGIVSSCGEERVLVFTMNGKDHVDGLVMRPGRIDVHIHFPLCDFSAFKSLANTYLGVKEHKLFPQVEEIFQSGGSLSPAVIGEIMISNRSSPSRALKSVISALQTDVDNKTTVKVAQALTSSGSGRSEEGEGGSTVFCRESVHTVREFRKLYGLLRLGSRRKEEPPVPLPLDRSSSEKEGSRHERIIV